Proteins from one Acropora muricata isolate sample 2 chromosome 9, ASM3666990v1, whole genome shotgun sequence genomic window:
- the LOC136929189 gene encoding ankyrin-3-like, protein MVSVIPQLPRISENGINSIILPTSLNNYRPKKKLTRIVNGLNNLNNQDLSRQLNSIPPQLFWTPKTNSKKTHNFTIPRIVVDKAEDDIANSMKRYSCDFTRLGENCTNSLLHPSFAASAAVAANDPPALKSIILSGAVNIDQLNSNGASALHEAAYDGKVGCVIALLQYGADVDNEDNEGWTPLHAAVCGQSIQCAELLIRRGANVRAKTDDGLSPLAIAMQQTDTEMIKLLTLFSNQRRIADKPKRSYKQAKEFFTPVVV, encoded by the coding sequence ATGGTATCTGTTATTCCGCAGTTACCGCGAATAAGTGAAAACGGGATCAATTCGATTATTCTGCCTACAAGTTTGAATAATTATCGCCCCAAGAAAAAATTGACTCGAATTGTTAATGGACTCAACAACCTCAACAACCAAGATCTTTCAAGACAGCTGAACTCTATTCCACCGCAACTTTTTTGGACTCCGAAAACGAACTCGAAAAAAACGCACAATTTTACTATTCCAAGAATTGTGGTCGATAAAGCAGAGGATGATATCGCCAATTCGATGAAAAGATATTCATGTGATTTTACAAGGCTTGGAGAGAATTGTACCAACAGTTTGCTTCACCCTTCGTTCGCAGCGTCGGCAGCAGTTGCTGCAAACGATCCACCAGCGCTCAAAAGTATTATTCTGTCGGGAGCTGTGAATATTGATCAGCTTAACTCAAATGGGGCCTCGGCGCTCCACGAGGCCGCGTACGATGGAAAAGTTGGTTGTGTGATTGCTTTGCTACAGTATGGCGCTGACGTAGACAATGAAGATAACGAAGGGTGGACTCCGCTTCATGCAGCTGTGTGCGGCCAGAGTATTCAATGTGCAGAACTTTTGATTCGACGTGGAGCAAATGTTAGAGCGAAAACCGACGATGGACTCTCGCCATTGGCGATTGCGATGCAACAAACGGATACAGAAATGATAAAGCTGTTGACTTTGTTTTCCAATCAGAGGCGAATAGCGGACAAACCGAAACGATCTTATAAGCAAGCAAAAGAGTTTTTTACTCCTGTAGTTGTTTAA
- the LOC136928876 gene encoding transmembrane protein 229B-like codes for MLVSPWFRLLFYGALGFSYEIMFTAIWDFVASNFSNFKFTGYSSIWSFFIYGTCSYCGEHVYLQTRNRLPTFVRGLVYIQMAYAWEFISGLLLNQFSARNWDYTHYEYDVMGLIALEYAPLWFFSGLLQEHFYEYLLSLSPHQSVESLERKQLEMTNANHVKMN; via the coding sequence ATGTTGGTGAGTCCTTGGTTTCGACTTCTGTTTTACGGCGCTCTCGGCTTTTCGTACGAAATTATGTTCACAGCTATCTGGGACTTTGTTGCTTCAAATTTCTCCAACTTCAAGTTCACTGGTTACTCATCTATATGGTCGTTCTTCATTTATGGAACTTGTAGCTATTGTGGAGAACACGTTTATCTGCAGACCAGAAACCGTTTGCCGACGTTTGTGCGCGGGCTCGTCTACATTCAAATGGCCTACGCGTGGGAATTTATCAGCGGTCTCCTTCTCAATCAATTTTCCGCGCGTAACTGGGACTACACTCACTACGAGTATGACGTAATGGGCTTGATTGCGCTTGAGTATGCGCCGCTGTGGTTTTTCAGCGGTCTTTTGCAGGAACATTTCTACGAGTACCTGTTGTCTTTGTCTCCGCATCAAAGTGTCGAATCTCTAGAAAGGAAACAGTTGGAAATGACTAATGCAAACCACGTTAAGATGAACTGA
- the LOC136929191 gene encoding ras-related protein Rap-2a-like has protein sequence MLSSFCEQADNCRKYTVAIFGDSGVGKSSIVRGLINESAIQEHIPTVEEFYVTEITHGKKSFELHIIDTSGTYEFPAMRKVALQKVDGVVLVYSLDKPNSFQKLERYMEEIKCSSRERKRKIPVIVVSNKADLPNLAEPKFFNDVRGVEINSSDYVESKWGCPWLASSARFNLNVAKIFHRLLDELCPVENKKGPPRSGSILRAMLRH, from the coding sequence ATGCTTTCGAGTTTTTGCGAACAAGCTGACAACTGCAGAAAATATACTGTTGCTATATTCGGAGATTCCGGAGTCGGGAAAAGTTCCATCGTCCGAGGTCTTATCAATGAAAGCGCCATCCAAGAACATATACCAACAGTGGAGGAATTTTATGTCACAGagataacccatggaaagaaaTCCTTTGAACTTCACATCATTGATACTTCAGGGACTTATGAATTTCCTGCCATGAGGAAGGTAGCTTTGCAGAAGGTCGACGGGGTTGTTTTGGTGTATTCTCTAGACAAACCCAACTCCTTTCAAAAGCTGGAGAGATATATGGAAGAAATCAAATGCTCCTCCCGTGAACGCAAGCGTAAAATTCCCGTCATCGTTGTGTCAAATAAAGCAGACCTGCCCAACTTAGCAGAACCCAAATTTTTTAATGACGTACGAGGCGTTGAAATAAACTCTTCCGACTACGTTGAGTCCAAGTGGGGATGTCCGTGGCTTGCAAGCTCGGCTAGGTTCAATCTTAATGTGGCTAAAATATTTCACAGGCTTTTGGATGAATTGTGTCCAGTTGAGAACAAAAAAGGTCCGCCAAGAAGTGGGAGCATTCTCAGAGCCATGCTTCGACATTAA